From the genome of Longispora fulva:
CACCGATGCCGTGACCACTATGCGGTGGAGCTGGTGAGTTGATCGCCGAGGGTACTGCGTCGATACAGGGTCTGTCGGCCACTGCGGGATCTGGTGACCAGCCCGGTGTCGTGCAGCACCCGCAGGGTCTGGGACACGGCACTCGGGCTCACGCCGACCCGGCGGGCGATCTCGCTGGTGGACAGTGGCTCGTCGAGCAGGCCGAGCAGGCGTGCCTTCGCCACGCCGATCAGCGCGTCCAGGGCGGTCGGGTCCACGGTCGGGGCCGCCCACAGGGTCGCCACGCCGCGGCTGGGGTAGGTCAGTGCCGGTGGCATGTCGGAGGTGACCGGCGGGGCCGGTTTGTGCGCGAACACCGACGGCATCAGCAGTAGCCCGTGCCCGGCCGCCGCGACCCGGAACTGGCTGATCATCCGGTCGATCGTCAGGGCGCCGTCGCGCCAGCGCACGTGCGGGTGCAGGTCGGCGAACAGCAGCCGTGCGCCTCCGACGGCCAACTGCCGGGCGCGGTAGGTCATGTCGGCTTCCGCGACGAGGCGGAGGTGTGCCCAGAACGGTTCGATCGCGATTCTCCAGTACCGGTGAAGCACGTCGCCGATGGCGTCGCGCAACGTCGCGGCGGTGTGCTCGTCCTCGGTGCGCAACTGGTGGGGCACGGGGCTCGGTGCGTGGGCGGCGGTGAGGTCGCGGCGGATCAGCTCGGCGGGCGTGGCCAGCAGGACCGCCATTTCGTCGGCGAAGGTCGGCGCGAACGTCGTGGGCCGCGGGGTGAGGAAGTCCGGCAGTGTCAGGCGCGGTCCGACGAGTGACACCAGCAGGTCGACATCCGCCGGGTCGAGCCGGCTCAACGCCGTGCGGCGCCAGGGGAGGTGCAGCGCGTGCACGCCGGGGTCGCGGAGGATCCGCAGGCTGAGCACGGTCTCGTTGATCGGGGAGATCGCGAAGCGGGTGTCGGCGAGGTCCTCGACGCCGAGTTCGTAGATGATCATTAAGGTGTAGCCTACATCGATTCCGCGGCCGGCCCGTCCCGTCGTGGACTGGACGGCGTGACGACGACAGTGACCGGCCGGCTGGTCGGAATACTCGCCCTGACCTGCGGCGTGGCCGTGGGGACCATCTATTTTCCGCAGGCGATCAGCCCCCTGGTCGCCGCCGGGCTGGGGGCGGACCCGGACGCCGCCGCGGGTGTGGTGACCGCGACCCAGGTCGGGTACGCCCTCGGAATCCTCTTGCTGGTCCCGCTCGGTGACCGGCTGCCGCACCGGCCGTTGCTGGTGACACTGCTGGGCCTGACCACCCTGGCGCTGGCGGGCGCGGGCCTCGCCCCGGACCTTCCCGCGCTGGTCGGGGCCAGTCTGCTGGTCGGGGTCACCGCTGTCGTGGCACCCATCATGGGCCCGCTGGCGGCGGGGCTGGTACCGGCGCACCGGCGCGGCGTGGTCAGCGGGACGCTGCTGAGCGGGTCGATCGCCGGCATGCTCGTGTCCCGGGCGTTCGGCGGGATGCTCGGCGAGGCGCTGGGCTGGCGGGCGCCGTACCTGATCGCGGCCGTGTTCACCCTCGCCATGGCGCTCGTGCTCCTGCGGGCGCTGCCCGACACCACGCCCACGTCGCGGCATTCTTACCGCACGCTGGTCATCCAGCCGCTGCGACTGCTGCGCACCGAACCGCCGCTGCGCCGGTCATGCCTGAACCAGGCCGCCGCGTTCGCCGGTTTCTCCGTCGCCTGGACGTGCGTGGCGATGCTGATCACCGGGCCGGTGTACCGCCTCGACGCCCGCGCGGTGGGACTGCTGGCACTGGTCAACGCGGCCACCATGGTGTGCGCGCCGCTCGCGGGTCGACTCGTGGACCGGCACGGCCCCGACGCGGTCAACCGGGTGACCCTCGCCGGCATGGCGGCCTCCGCGGCGGTGCTGGCTTTCGGTGCGGCCGGCGGCACCGTCGGGCTGATCGCCGTGACCGTCGGCCTGCTCCTGCTCGACGTGGCGATGCAGTCCGGGATGGTCGCCAACGGCGTACGGATCTACGGCATCGCAACACACGCGCGCAGTCGCCTCAACACGGCCTACATGACCTGCGCCTACGTCAGCGGCGGCGCGGGCTCGTGGCTCGGGACACGCCTGTACACGACACTGGGCTGGGTCGGGGTGTGTGCGCTGATCGCGGTGCTCGCCGTGGCCGCGCTGATCCGGCACGCCACGTGCCGCGAGTCCGTCGGCGCCGGCCAGGACCAGGTTGCCGCCGACACCGCGCGGGTGTCGTCGTGACGGCTCGGGTTCTCGATGACGGCGGCCTCCGTACTATCGTCGGCGGAGTGGATCATGAATTGCTGCCCGACCGTGGGGCCATCCTCGCGGTCGCCGACTCGCCGTATCTGCGCTACCAGTTGCGCGGCGAGGCCACCGGTCACCGGCTCGGCGACGCGCTGTTCGTCCGGTACGCCGCCGGCGACGGCCACTCCGCCCTGCTCGTGGGCCCTCCCGGCGACGCGCGCCGGCTCATCGACATGGTCGACCTGGCCGGGCTCGACGGGCTGCACGGACCGCCCGGGATCGAGCTGCCGTTTGCTGGACAGACCGACGAGTGGGAATTCCGGTGGACGCACACGATCCAGGAACTCGACCCGTCCGCGCCCACCATGGTCGTGCTCGACGGTCGGCGTGACGCGGACGAGATCAATGCCGTCCTCGACCTCGCGCTGCCGGCGAGTCAGGTCCGACCCGGCCAGCCGCAGGTGATCGCCTGGCTCGGCGTACGCGTCGCCGGCCGGATCGCCGCGGTCGCCGCCGACGTCGGTCGATCCGGGGTGGGCATGTTCGGCGGGTTCGCGGTGCACCCCGACTTTCAGGGCCAGGGCCTCGGCTCGGCGCTCACCACCGCACTCACCCGCCGGCTGATCGCCGACTACGGTGTGGCGGCGCTGAGTGTCTACAGCGCCAACACGTCAGCGATCCGGATGTACGCCAAGCACGGCTACATCGACACGGTCCAGCGATGCTCGGGCCGCCTCACCGTCGCGGGAGTGCGGTGATCCGTGGTCGGTGGGTCCCGCGATGAAACGGGGTGGTCAACGGACCCGAGCGAGTCACTTGCTGGCCCGCTGCCGGGCCTTCTCGATC
Proteins encoded in this window:
- a CDS encoding GNAT family N-acetyltransferase, whose amino-acid sequence is MDHELLPDRGAILAVADSPYLRYQLRGEATGHRLGDALFVRYAAGDGHSALLVGPPGDARRLIDMVDLAGLDGLHGPPGIELPFAGQTDEWEFRWTHTIQELDPSAPTMVVLDGRRDADEINAVLDLALPASQVRPGQPQVIAWLGVRVAGRIAAVAADVGRSGVGMFGGFAVHPDFQGQGLGSALTTALTRRLIADYGVAALSVYSANTSAIRMYAKHGYIDTVQRCSGRLTVAGVR
- a CDS encoding MFS transporter encodes the protein MTTTVTGRLVGILALTCGVAVGTIYFPQAISPLVAAGLGADPDAAAGVVTATQVGYALGILLLVPLGDRLPHRPLLVTLLGLTTLALAGAGLAPDLPALVGASLLVGVTAVVAPIMGPLAAGLVPAHRRGVVSGTLLSGSIAGMLVSRAFGGMLGEALGWRAPYLIAAVFTLAMALVLLRALPDTTPTSRHSYRTLVIQPLRLLRTEPPLRRSCLNQAAAFAGFSVAWTCVAMLITGPVYRLDARAVGLLALVNAATMVCAPLAGRLVDRHGPDAVNRVTLAGMAASAAVLAFGAAGGTVGLIAVTVGLLLLDVAMQSGMVANGVRIYGIATHARSRLNTAYMTCAYVSGGAGSWLGTRLYTTLGWVGVCALIAVLAVAALIRHATCRESVGAGQDQVAADTARVSS
- a CDS encoding ArsR/SmtB family transcription factor; this encodes MIIYELGVEDLADTRFAISPINETVLSLRILRDPGVHALHLPWRRTALSRLDPADVDLLVSLVGPRLTLPDFLTPRPTTFAPTFADEMAVLLATPAELIRRDLTAAHAPSPVPHQLRTEDEHTAATLRDAIGDVLHRYWRIAIEPFWAHLRLVAEADMTYRARQLAVGGARLLFADLHPHVRWRDGALTIDRMISQFRVAAAGHGLLLMPSVFAHKPAPPVTSDMPPALTYPSRGVATLWAAPTVDPTALDALIGVAKARLLGLLDEPLSTSEIARRVGVSPSAVSQTLRVLHDTGLVTRSRSGRQTLYRRSTLGDQLTSSTA